A genomic region of Papaver somniferum cultivar HN1 chromosome 7, ASM357369v1, whole genome shotgun sequence contains the following coding sequences:
- the LOC113293098 gene encoding uncharacterized protein LOC113293098, translating into MEDVEETSLSPHLDDIEKDFSKDIPSHIRDGSMEGDILHADGGSPLMSQVSTQVATPAPLPKVPAFSPPSDLQPVALATTSDVVISSKSLPSFPATSLHSSCSFAKSVAPIVRVSSSDSQPKKKVMISLANFSFNDMPTSLGSAQSVSTAPVSKVVGPPPSSPDRTVLGNIPSSGDMDLGGAPSQDFSSVPSSSTMSSLHRGEGSVLVPHARSQATGGCQLILRRVSYLRA; encoded by the coding sequence ATGGAGGATGTCGAGGAAACTTCCCTTAGTCCACATTTAGATGATATTGAGAAAGATTTTTCCAAAGATATCCCTAGTCATATCCGTGATGGTTCTATGGAAGGTGATATCCTTCATGCTGATGGCGGTTCTCCATTGATGAGCCAAGTTAGTACCCAAGTTGCAACTCCTGCTCCGCTGCCGAAGGTACCTGCGTTTTCTCCTCCTAGTGATTTGCAGCCTGTTGCTTTGGCTACTACTAGTGACGTGGTGATATCCTCCAAGAGTCTTCCATCTTTTCCTGCCACTTCGCTCCATTCGAGTTGTTCGTTTGCGAAGAGTGTAGCTCCGATTGTGAGGGTTAGTAGCTCAGActctcagccgaagaagaaggttatgATTTCACTTGCCAACTTCTCCTTCAATGATATGCCCACTTCATTAGGAagtgctcagtctgtttctactgcccctgttAGCAAAGTTGTTGGTCCCCCACCTTCGTCACCGGATAGGACTGTACTGGGTAATATTCCTTCTTCTGGTGACATGGACTTAGGTGGTGCTCCTAGTCAAGATTTTTCTTCGGTTCCCAGCTCGTCCACCATGTCGTCTCTTcatcgtggtgagggttcagtTCTTGTGCCCCATGCTCGCTCTCAAGCGACTGGTGGGTGTCAACTGATCTTGAGAAGGGTAAGTTACCTGAGAGCTTGA